GATAACGAAAACACAATATGGATAGCTGATAATACAATTGGTTTGATAAAAACCAATAACGATTGGAATGCTGAGCCGGCAATATATCCAAATGGGCCTGACAATTCAAAAGTAGTTGACCTTGAAATAGCTGAAGGAGATTTATGGGCTGCCACAGGAGGTAAAAATGGTTCATGGACTAACCTTTGGAACAAAGCCGAAGTTTTTTCTTTCATCGAAAATGAATGGAATACTTACAACAATAATTCTATTTCAAAAATGTCTCAAGCGATTGATATTATTAAAGTGAAAATAGACCCATTAAATAACAAACACCTTTTTGCAGCATCTTGGGGAGGCGGAATATTGGAATTTATGAATGGCGAATTAATTGAAATTTACAACGACTCAAACAGTTCTCTTCAAAATATTATTCCCGGCAGCAAATATGTTAGAGTTGGAGGTTTAGTTTTCGATGATGACAATAATCTTTGGGCAACAAATTCTGAAGTAGCAAATCCAATTTCAGTAAAAAAAGCAAGTGGAACATGGAGTAATGGCGAAAAATGGATAAGCTTTCCATATGGAAATACTGTAGATGCACCCACTCTTAGTGAAATATTAGTTACACAATATGGGCACAAATGGGTAGTTTTAGCCAGAGGATATGGGCTTTTTGCATTTGATAATAATCGTACGATTGAAAATTTTGCAGACGACCAAACCAAACAATTTGATGTAGTAGATGAAAACGGAAAAATAATCTCAAACAATATATTTTCAATTGCTGAAGACCGTGAAGGAACAATTTGGATAGGCACAAATAAAGGAGTTTTAGTGTATTATAATCCAAGTTCGGTATTCGATCAATCCAATTTTTATGCACAAAAAGTAATATTAGAAATTGACGGTAGTGCACAATATCTCCTTGAAACAGAAACAGTTTCGGCTATCGAAATTGATGGAGCAAACAGAAAATGGTTCGGGACCGAAAATGCCGGAGTATTTTTAATGTCGGAAGACGGCACAGAACAAATTCTGAATTTTAATACAGACAATAGCCCACTTTTATCGAACACTATTACAAGCATTGCCATAGATGAAAATTCTGGAGAAGTATTTTTTGGCACTGCGAATGGTATTATTTCGTATAGAGGCACAGCTATTGAGCCAAAAGATAACTTCAACGATATATATGTTTTTCCGAATCCGGTTAGAGAAAATTATTCGGGCGATATTACTGTAAAAGGTGTTGTCGAAAACTCAAATGTAAAAATTACTGACGTTAGTGGAAATTTAGTTTTTGAAACAACAGCTCTTGGAGGTCAGGCAATTTGGAATGGGAATAACTTTTCAGGAGAACGCGTACATACAGGAGTTTATATGGTTTTTTGCTCAAACGAAGACGGCACTCAAACTCATGTTACTAAATTGCTTTTTATAAATTAAAGTTATTTTATGAGATTTTTATAAATTTGCATAATGACTATTAACAATAATATTGAAAGTCTTAGGAGTTTATCACAACTATTCACAACTGCCAATTTTAATAGAATTATTAGAAAAAGGGAATACAATAATACTTTTGCCAGAGTTAACAAGCATATTTCTTATAAAGAAAATATTACTAACTTAGAATTATTTAATAAGATATATAATAAACTTCTATCTTCATATAAAAGCGAATATATTTATAAGAATATCTTAATTAATAAAAAATTAATAAAAAATTATAGCCATAGAAGTACTGCGGCTATTAACGAGCTTAAGATAAACAAATCAATTGCCGATTTTGTGTTACTAAATGGGGAGGTTCAAATCTTTGAAATAAAAACAGAATTGGATAGTCTTGCAAAATTAGAAACACAAATATTTGATTATTTTCATTTTGCCTCTAAAGTTTATATTGTTTCTAGCCCAAAACATATTTCAAAACTAATTAAAAAATATAAAGAAACTGCCGTAGGCATTATAGAATTGACGACTAATAATGCGATAAAAGAAATAAAACCAGCGTATAAAAACACTTCTTTTTTGAAGCATTATACAATATTTAAAATCTTAAGACAGAACGAATATTTAGAAGTTTTAAAAGCATACTCTATTAAAATTCCAGATGTACCTAATACCAAATTGTTTCGTGAATGTTTAAATCTAAGTGAACAAATTAATATTATTGATTTTCAAAAATCAGCAATAAAAATATTAAAAAAAAGAAATATAAAGAATCCTGAATTATTAAAAAGCGAAAAAGCACCAAATTATTTAAAATATATATGCTTTTCATTAGATTTCTCTGAAGCAGAATATGAAGAATTAAATTCATTCCTAAATAAAACAAACTCAAAATGTATTTCCCATACTTAAGAGGTAAACAATTCGAATTAATAGCTCTAAGAGAACTTAGCTCTCTAATGCTTAAATATAGAGATAAGATATCGCCAATAATTGAGCCTATCAAGGAATCTAGCACTTTAAAAAGTACTTTAAAAAAAATGATAGAGAATAATATTAATTTCAATATTATCCTAAATCCAAAAGTTGGCAGCATAGAAAACCCTTTTGATAAAATTGTCAAAATGTTATCTGAACAAATTAATGCTTATTCCAATTTTCAATTGGCAATTATTGTGGACAAAAAAACTGAACAACATATTTCTAATATAATTGAATTTTTAAAAAATATTCAACTCAATAACAATGGAATTACTTTAATACATTATTCCGAAATTGAAAATAATACAATAAATAAATTAGAATCACAATTAGATATTAAATACAATTTAATCTATTTTTCTAAAACTAGCAGAAGATATTATAGAGAATTTAAACTTGACACAAGGGTTAGTTTAGACGATTATTTTAAAAGATTAGCTAAAAATGCAGATTACTTAGATGTTCCGGTTAGTGATTTTTCAGAAGAATACAAATATTATGTAGAAGATGGATTTAAAGGATTTAGTGATTTTTTGACTATTGGAGACAACTATTCCGAATCAGGATTTTTACCAAGAGCTGTTGCTATCCACCTTTCATACATTGATAATAACAAAATTAAAGTACAGCATTTTACATCTGACTCAAATCAAGACTCTTCCGATGTTGGAGGTAAGTTTGCAGAAGCTCTTGAAAAACTTGTAAATTGGTGTAATGCAAATAACATAGATTCAAAAGGTGTAGATATTTTTAAAGGCCTTTATGCAAGTGGTCATTTCCCAGGTTTAGGTAGTGTTAAAAAAATATCCATAATGAATCACATAGAAATAGTTCTTAAAAATATTTAGATATGAATTGTTGCTCTCATTGTTTTACAAGTTCGTATTTAAATAACATAATACAAACTAATAAAGAAAAAGGGAATTGTGATTTTTGTAAAACACAAAATACATATACTTATGCTTCAAAAAAGTTATTAGAATTCTTTAGAAATATCTTAAATTTCTATGAAGCAGATGAAAATTCAACAGTTTCTATTTGGAATTCTATTAAATCTGATTTTCAATTAATAAGT
The Bacteroidota bacterium genome window above contains:
- a CDS encoding T9SS type A sorting domain-containing protein, which produces MNNENMYKNIQSFVFLLTLFLSNHLFSQLAIGDWREHLPYSHAKCVAEADNKIYCSTDIGLFSFNKNDNSVEKYSKISGLSDIGINSIRYHQENEVLMIAYSNTNIDLIENNTIYNISDIKRKPNLGNKTINNILFLGNIAYLSCGFGIVVIDLDKKEIKDTYYIGNNGTKINVLDLTFDGANLYAATESGIYKADINNQNLANYAYWHKITNIPNANSEFNCLEYFGGKVLMNYRNEATNDDTLYVYDGLSWDYFVPEYNKRIYSLDVSYDKLLISSTSKLLTYNQNFERTNMIYTYGHSSVNPHHAIIDNENTIWIADNTIGLIKTNNDWNAEPAIYPNGPDNSKVVDLEIAEGDLWAATGGKNGSWTNLWNKAEVFSFIENEWNTYNNNSISKMSQAIDIIKVKIDPLNNKHLFAASWGGGILEFMNGELIEIYNDSNSSLQNIIPGSKYVRVGGLVFDDDNNLWATNSEVANPISVKKASGTWSNGEKWISFPYGNTVDAPTLSEILVTQYGHKWVVLARGYGLFAFDNNRTIENFADDQTKQFDVVDENGKIISNNIFSIAEDREGTIWIGTNKGVLVYYNPSSVFDQSNFYAQKVILEIDGSAQYLLETETVSAIEIDGANRKWFGTENAGVFLMSEDGTEQILNFNTDNSPLLSNTITSIAIDENSGEVFFGTANGIISYRGTAIEPKDNFNDIYVFPNPVRENYSGDITVKGVVENSNVKITDVSGNLVFETTALGGQAIWNGNNFSGERVHTGVYMVFCSNEDGTQTHVTKLLFIN
- a CDS encoding sce7726 family protein; this translates as MTINNNIESLRSLSQLFTTANFNRIIRKREYNNTFARVNKHISYKENITNLELFNKIYNKLLSSYKSEYIYKNILINKKLIKNYSHRSTAAINELKINKSIADFVLLNGEVQIFEIKTELDSLAKLETQIFDYFHFASKVYIVSSPKHISKLIKKYKETAVGIIELTTNNAIKEIKPAYKNTSFLKHYTIFKILRQNEYLEVLKAYSIKIPDVPNTKLFRECLNLSEQINIIDFQKSAIKILKKRNIKNPELLKSEKAPNYLKYICFSLDFSEAEYEELNSFLNKTNSKCISHT
- a CDS encoding sce7725 family protein gives rise to the protein MYFPYLRGKQFELIALRELSSLMLKYRDKISPIIEPIKESSTLKSTLKKMIENNINFNIILNPKVGSIENPFDKIVKMLSEQINAYSNFQLAIIVDKKTEQHISNIIEFLKNIQLNNNGITLIHYSEIENNTINKLESQLDIKYNLIYFSKTSRRYYREFKLDTRVSLDDYFKRLAKNADYLDVPVSDFSEEYKYYVEDGFKGFSDFLTIGDNYSESGFLPRAVAIHLSYIDNNKIKVQHFTSDSNQDSSDVGGKFAEALEKLVNWCNANNIDSKGVDIFKGLYASGHFPGLGSVKKISIMNHIEIVLKNI